CGCATGAGGACGGGCATGAGGACGATGGCGCGGGCCTTGCCGTCCAGGAGGCCAAGCCGATCCTGCAGGCGCCGCCGATGTACAAGGTGGTTTTGTTCAACGATGACTACACGCCGATGGATTTCGTCGTCGAAGTGCTCGAGACGTTCTTCAATTTGAACCGCGAGCTGGCAACGAAGATCATGCTGACCGTCCATACCGAAGGGCGGGCAGTATGCGGATTGTTTACCCGTGACATCGCCGAGACAAAGGCCATGCAGGTCAACCAATACGCCAGGGAAAGCCAGCATCCGCTACTCTGTGAAATCGAGAAGGACGGTTAATCGCCGACCACTTGGGTATGAGGTGAAGCTATGTTAAACCGCGAGCTCGAAGTCACCCTCAATCTGGCCTTCAAGGAGGCCCGTTCGAAGCGTCATGAGTTCATGACCGTCGAACACCTGCTGCTGGCACTCCTTGACAATGAGGCTGCAGCGACCGTTCTGCGCGCCTGTGGCGCCAATCTCGACAAACTCAAGCACGACCTGCAGGAGTTCATCGATTCGACCACCCCGCTGATCCCTGTGCATGACGAGGACCGCGAGACGCAACCGACCCTGGGCTTCCAGCGTGTGCTGCAGCGTGCCGTGTTCCACGTGCAGAGCTCCGGCAAGCGCGAAGTGACCGGCGCCAATGTGCTGGTGGCGATCTTCAGCGAACAGGAAAGCCAGGCAGTGTTCCTGCTCAAGCAGCAGAGCGTGGCGCGCATCGACGTTGTCAACTACATCGCCCACGGCATCAGCAAGGTGCCGGGCCACGGTTCGCACAACGAAAGCGAGCAGGACATGCAGGACGAGGAGGGCGGCGAAGCGTCGTCGTCCAGCAACCCGCTGGACGCCTATGCCAGCAACCTGAATGAACTGGCCCGGGCTGGGCGCATCGACCCGCTGGTCGGGCGCGAGCAGGAGGTCGAGCGCGTGGCGCAGATCCTCGCCCGCCGGCGCAAGAACAACCCGCTGCTGGTCGGCGAGGCCGGCGTGGGCAAGACCGCCATCGCCGAAGGCTTGG
This window of the Pseudomonas mosselii genome carries:
- the clpS gene encoding ATP-dependent Clp protease adapter ClpS; this translates as MHVPSEIRLTFNQDRPQSHEDGHEDDGAGLAVQEAKPILQAPPMYKVVLFNDDYTPMDFVVEVLETFFNLNRELATKIMLTVHTEGRAVCGLFTRDIAETKAMQVNQYARESQHPLLCEIEKDG